CATGCAACGGCTGCAGGGCGAATCGATCGGACGACGCATCGTCAAGGAGGCGTCGTTGGCCGGGGCGCGCGAAGCTCTGCCGCGGCAACTCGGTCGAACCCTGGCGGCGATTCACCGGGTCGAGTGGGACGTGCCGGAGCTGGCCTTCTTACGCCGTCCGCCCGCCGGCGCGTCGCCAGCGCTGTTCGAGCTGGACGCGATAGAGCAGACCTTCCGCGAGGCGGCGATCGAGCCGCACCCGGCCTTCGAACTGGCGATCCGCTGGCTGCGCCTCAACGCGCCGGCCGCGCCGGAGATCAGCTTCGTGCACGGGGACTTCCGCAACGGCAACGTGCTGGTGGGCGAGGAGGGCCTGCGCGCCGTGTTCGACTGGGAGCTGGCGCACGTGGGCGACCCGCTGGAAGATCTGGGCTGGATCTGCGTGCGCTCCTGGCGCTTCGGCGTGGACGCGCTGCCCGTGGGCGGCATCGGCCCGCGCGAGCCGTTCTACGACGCCTACGCCGAGGCCGCCGGCCGCGCCGTGGGCCGGGAGGCGGTGCGCTGGTGGGAGGTGTACGGCAACCTGCGCTGGGGCGTGTTCACCCTGCTGATGACGCGCCCCTTTCTGGACGGCCAGACGGCGAGCATCGAGCTGGCCAGCATCGGCCGCCGCACCGCCGAGACGGAGATCGAGCTGCTGGCGCTGATCGAAGAGCAGAGCTGAGCCCGATTCACGGCCCGGCACGGTGACGGTCACGACGGCCGGCGCTGCCGGCGCAGGCGGGCTGACCCGGTTCAGAATTGAGGGCGAGGATGGACACGGGACCGTGGATCGAGCGGCTGGCCGGCGCACTGAAGCAGGCCGGCGCCATCCGCACGCCGGCGGTGGAAGCGGCGTTCCGAAACGTGCCGCGGCATCGGTTTATTGAGACCTTTTACATGCGCGAGTCCCAGGGCGAAAACATCATTCCCGACGCAAACACGGACTGGACGGCCGTGCGCGTGGATCCGGCGAACCCCGAGGCGGAGCAACTGGACCGCATCTACTCCTCCGCGGCGCTGCCCACGCGCCTGACCGACGGCCGGCCAACCAGCGCGACCTCGGAGCCGGCCCTGATGGCCTACATGCTGGAGGAGCTGCAGGTCGCGCCAGGCATGCGTGTGCTGGAGATCGGCGCGGGCACCGGCTACAACGCGGCCCTGCTGGCAGAGCTTGTGGGAGAAGGCGGCCGCGTGACCTCCATCGACGTTCAGCCGGACGTGGCGGAGCAGGCACGGCGGCTGCTCGCTGGCTGGCGCCCGGGCGCTGCGACGGTGCTGGCGCAAGACGGCTTCGCAGGCGCGCCGGAGGCCGCGCCCTTCGATCGCGTGGTTGCCACGGTCGGATGCCCGGACCTTTCGCCGCGCTGGGTCGAGCAGCTGCGGCCCGCGGGCTTCATGCTGCTGCCGTTAACGCACGGCGGTTTCTGTCCGCTGACGCGCG
This portion of the Dehalococcoidia bacterium genome encodes:
- a CDS encoding phosphotransferase family protein; this translates as MQADELLAHLPAFLREQTGAAEVTLADVRLMTGGAVRETWRLDAALRFSDGREQAQQLVLMSYRPSESRAFGAAEEFRLLRAARAAGVPVPEALYVGEHALSQPFYVMQRLQGESIGRRIVKEASLAGAREALPRQLGRTLAAIHRVEWDVPELAFLRRPPAGASPALFELDAIEQTFREAAIEPHPAFELAIRWLRLNAPAAPEISFVHGDFRNGNVLVGEEGLRAVFDWELAHVGDPLEDLGWICVRSWRFGVDALPVGGIGPREPFYDAYAEAAGRAVGREAVRWWEVYGNLRWGVFTLLMTRPFLDGQTASIELASIGRRTAETEIELLALIEEQS
- a CDS encoding methyltransferase domain-containing protein produces the protein MDTGPWIERLAGALKQAGAIRTPAVEAAFRNVPRHRFIETFYMRESQGENIIPDANTDWTAVRVDPANPEAEQLDRIYSSAALPTRLTDGRPTSATSEPALMAYMLEELQVAPGMRVLEIGAGTGYNAALLAELVGEGGRVTSIDVQPDVAEQARRLLAGWRPGAATVLAQDGFAGAPEAAPFDRVVATVGCPDLSPRWVEQLRPAGFMLLPLTHGGFCPLTRVWRDGERLLGRVIGFSGFMLMQGALAIDGMSHFGRFRPPAAGDASAQGRMLPALAGVVPLPDERSNAASSSSRGFWYFLALRDARPFNAVGPCTTGYGLHDDALGDVFVDTQGGRVVLDGDDALYQQLLALHAEWQAAGSPGLDDYRLEFTPRAQREHGPRPAGWQVERRFFDQWVTVA